In the Sphingobacterium sp. PCS056 genome, AAAATTTCTTCTGGTTTTCAATTTTAGCAATATTATTCATCGCATCCACCTTTACCCTAGGTTCGGTCAGCAAACCCACGCCGGGACCTGCATAAGCATAAGCATTCAATTTTTTCAGTTGCTTACGAATGCCTCCTGCCAATGAAAAAGTGTAAAAATTAGCATTTGCATCCTCGATCTTAAAAGGATATTGATTATCCTGAATTTTTTGATCATAATCAAAAGACAATGTATATAAAGCAGGATAAAGATAATATTTAGGATTTTTTAAAGAAATGTCCAATCCTAAACTACCAGAGAATTTTGGTGATAAAACCTCTTTAGTCTTACCCAACGGAAAGCCCATACCTGTCCCTCCAAAATAGTAAACCTTACGATAATGTAAAGTATCGACACCAGATTGAGCAAAAACAGAGCAACACAAAAACAGACAAAAAATAGTCGTTAAAATTCTCTTCATAAAAAATGAATCTATTATTGCAAAACAATAATAGCATCGAAAAGTTTTGTACAAGCTTAAATATATTAAAAATAATTTTTTGATTGCGGACCCTGGCTAAACAATAAATCCACAATACTTAAGTCTGGATAAAAGCCATTCTTCTCTTCAAAAACCTGATAATAAGGTTTAGGATTTAATAGAAGGCTTTCTTTCTTAGGATGAATACGATCTCTAAAATCCAACGCATCGGGCACTGCTCTAAAATACTCATCTGTAAAAGACAATTCACGTTTCAATTTTAATGACTTTAATAAAAGTTCTAATTGAGCAATATTGAAATCAAATAAAAAGTCAAACTTTTTCGTATAAAATTGAGCAAAATCATCCTCGTAATATTCAAAATAGGCAGAATTTCGATAGGCCGCCTGCAGACTTAACCAATGCAACCTTTGCCAATCAAATTCATAAGAAATTCGTTTTTCAGACATTGGAGAACGTTCTCTTTTACTATGCTGAATAGGTACAATCAATTCCTGTATACCATTCGCAGTCGCAATACGTGCTCTTGATCGATAGGTTTGTTTTTGGAAATTATCGAACTTCTCAATCAAAATAGGCAACGCATTTTGTTGAATACAATGAAAATAAGAAACTGGGGGTAAGTAGCAAGTCGTTAATAATAAATGAGTTGACATAAAAATCGTTGAATTTTACTTTATCTAGGGCAAAAATAACTTAAATTAGGGATATTTGCAGTTAAGATTTACAATAGTTACAAAGTATACATGAAACAAAAAGCACTATCAGCACTTTTATATCTCTTCGCTTTGCTGCCGTTTTGGTTCATCTATCTTTTATCTGATATTTTATACTATATCTTATATTATATTATTCAATATCGTAAAGATGTCGTATTTGAAAACCTTAAAAACTCTTTTCCAGAAAAAAGTAAAAGTGAAATCGTCACGATAGCCAAGAAATTTTACCGTTTTTTTCCAGATCTGCTTTTAGAATGTCTAAAATTTAAGACCATCAGCCGTGCAGAAGTTAACCGGAGAATTACACTTGAAGATGAACACGAATTAAAAAGACATCTCGAACAAAATAAAACAGTCATCGCCGTTACCGCCCATTATTGCAATTGGGAATATGGAATCCATCGCTTAGGTGCTATCACAGAAGCACCCACCCTCATCGTATACAAACCACTCAATAATAAAATCATTGATCAGGTCTACAATGAAGTTCGTGCTCGATTTGGAGCTATTATGGTACCCATGAAACAAATCGTGAGACATTTGGTTAAACTAAGAGGTCAGCCAAGTGTGAGTGTTTTTGTTGCAGATCAAGCCCCATTATATTCGGACGCTGATTATTTTTTGCAATTCCTAAATCAAGAAACTCTTGTCTACACGGGTGTCGAGCGCATTTCTAAAATGACTAATGGACCTGTTGTATTTTGCCATATTGGAAGAAAAGAAAAAAGAGGATATTATTTTTGTAAATTCACAACATTAATTGAAGATCCATCTTCATATTCAGATAAGGAAATTACTCATATTCACAATGCTTTTACGGAAAAAATAATCCGCAAAGAACCCGAGTATTGGCTTTGGACCCACAGAAGATGGAAAAGAAAACGTAGAAAATGAAAAATTACCCTAAAGTAGCTGTAGTTATTTTAAATTGGAACGGGAGATTTTTCTTAGAAAAATTTTTACCTTCCGTATATAACAGCAGTTATCCAAATATTGAATTTATAATCGGAGACAATGCATCTACAGATGACTCATTATCATTTGTTCGTGCTTCATACCCAAAAATTACCATACTAGAAAACACCGAAAACTATGGTTTTGCAGGTGGATATAACCACATTCTATCACGTGTTGACGCAGATTATTTTGTTCTGCTCAATTCTGATGTAGAGGTGACCACAAATTGGATCGAACCTGTTATTGACATGTTGGAACGAGATGACAAGTTGGTTGCGGCACAACCTAAAATACTTGCCTTCCATAATAAAGCAAAATTTGAACATGCAGGAGCTGCAGGAGGATATCTCGATCGTTTTGGATTCCCTTTTTGCTGCGGTCGTATCATGGATAAGGTAGAATATGATTTGGGTCAATATGATGAAGCCAAAGAAATATTCTGGGCATCAGGAGCGGCTTTATTCATAAAGAGCCATGCCTGGAAAGAAGCAAAGGGACTAGATGAAGATTTTTTTGCGCATATGGAAGAAATAGATCTGTGCTGGCGCTTGAAAAAAATGGGGTATCGTATCGGATATTGCCCAGAATCAACAGTTTACCACGTCGGTGGCGGAACCTTAAATGCGAGCAACCCTCAAAAAACGTATTTAAATTTCAGAAATAATCTATATATGCTCCAAAAAAACCTACCTATCGGTCAGGTATTTACAACCATATTTATAAGAATCTGGTTTGATTTTATTGCATTATTAAAATTTCTTTTTGACAGAAAGTTTAAAGATGCTTGGGCAGTGAGCCGGGCTCATCAATCTTTCTTCCTTAATTTTTTCAAAAACGCTAAAAAAAGAAACAACCATACCGGAATAGAAAATAAGACCGGTCAATATAAAAAATCAATAATCACTGATTATTATTTAGATAAGAAGCAAAAATTTTCAGACTTAGATCAAGATTGCTTTTTTTAAACGTCTTTATTTACAGCAAATAAAAACGCATAAAAATGCAGCTCTTATTCATAGCTGCATTTTTTATTAATTTCTATTCGCAAATTGATTAAACGTACTTTTTATTTGTAAATTCGCAACATGTCATCCATGGATATTGAACAAAAAATAACTGCACTAACGCAGGAGCTCAACCACTATAACTATCAGTATTATGTGTTGGCACAAAGCCTGATTTCAGATTATGATTTCGATCAAAAATTAAAGGAGCTTCAAACATTAGAATTACAATACCCTGAATTTGCTGATCCCAACTCACCTACGCAACGAGTAGGTGGAGATGTAACTTCTAAATTTGAAACAGTCAGACATCGTTGGCCGATGCTGTCACTAGGTAATACCTATAACCAAGATGATCTTCGTGATTTTGATCAAAGAGTACGCAAGATAATAGGTGACAACTTTGAATACATCTGTGAGTTAAAATTTGATGGCCTATCTATAAGCCTTACTTATCAACAAGGTAAACTTGTTAAAGCTGTAACTCGTGGAGATGGTACACAAGGAGACTTAGTGACCAACAACATCAAAACAATTAGAAGTATCCCTATCCACTTAAAAAAAGGTCACTATCCCGAAGAGTTCGAAATCAGGGGTGAAATCTTTATGCATAAAAATGCCTTTTTAAGATTAAATGCCGAAAGAGAAGAAAACGAAGAACAAACCTATGCCAATCCGCGTAATTTTGCTGCAGGAACAATTAAATTACAAGACTCAGCAGAAGTAGCTAGAAGACCTTTAGACTGTTTCTTATACTTTTTGTACTGTGACAATAGAAACAAGCTATTTCACAACCATTGGGAAAGCCTTCAAGCTGTAAAAGAATGGGGATTTCACGTTTGTGAACATACACTAAAATGTCAATCGTTAGATGATGTTTTTGGTTTTATTGATTATTGGGATGAAAAAAGACACGATCTAAGTTATGAAATCGATGGTATTGTAATTAAGGTAAATGACTATGGCGCACAAGAAGAATTAGGTTTTACCGCTAAAAATCCACGTTGGGCAATTTCATATAAATTCAAAGCAGAGCGTGTAGAAACACAGTTGACATCCATCAGTTACCAAGTCGGACGTACTGGAGCAGTTACTCCCGTTGCCAATTTAAAACCTGTAAGTTTAGCTGGTACCACAGTTAAAAGAGCTTCTTTGCATAATGCCAATGAAATCGCAAGACTTGATCTCCATGAGGGCGATACTGTTTTTGTCGAAAAAGGAGGTGAAATTATCCCCAAGATCATTGCGGCAAATGAAGACAAAAGACTTCCAAATGCTCCAGCGTATGTTTATCCAACACATTGTCCAGAATGTCACACAGAACTCATCCGCCAAGAAGGCGAAGCTGTTCATTATTGCCCCAATGAAGATGGATGCCCCCCTCAGATTATTGGAAAAATGCAACATTTTATCGGTCGCAAAATGATGGATATAGAAGGACTTGGTGATGAAACAATAGAAACGTTTTATAAAAAAGGAATTCTCAAAAATGTTGTTGATATCTATGGGCTAAAAGACCATGTAGATCAATTACAGCAATTAGATCGTTTCGGACAGAAGTCCATTGACAATATGCTGAAAGGGATCGAGAAATCCAAAGAGAAACCATTTGAAAAATTACTTTTTGCATTAGGGATTCGACACGTCGGAGAAACAATAGCTAAAAAATTAGCACAACATTTCAAGACCATCGATGCCATTAAAGCAGCCTCAGTTGAAGAAATCGCGATGGTGCAAGATATAGGGATCCGAATTGCAGCAAGTATACATGAATACTTACACATCCCAGCGCATGAAGAGTTAATCGCAAAACTAAAATCTTATGGTTTACAGTTTGAAATTGAAGAGAAAGAAGTAATTTTGGATAGTGAAACTTTGGTCGGCCAAACATTTCTCATATCTGGCGTATTTATAAATCACACGAGAGAACAACTCACCGAGCTTATTGAAAGCAATGGTGGCAAAATGGTATCGAGCATTTCAGCAAAATTAAGTTATCTCGTAGCAGGCGACAAAATGGGTCCCTCAAAATTAGCAAAAGCAGAAAAACTAAATATTAAGATGATCAATGAAGATGAATTATTAGCTTTGATCAACAATACAACAAGTATATAAATTAAATATTAATCTTTACAAACAATACAATGAACGAGCTTCATGGAGCTGGTGTAGCATTAGTTACACCTTTCAACGCAGATGGAACAGTTGATTTTGATTCTTTAGCACAGCTAATTGATTATCAGATCGACTCAGGTATGAATTATTTAGTCTCTTTAGGTACTACTGGCGAAGTAGCCACTCTTACCAAAGAAGAACGAAAGCGTATCTGGGATTTCACTGTCAAACAGGTGAATGCGCGCGTGCCATTGGTTGCGGGTATTGGTGGAAATAATACAGCTGAAATAGTAGAGCAGATCAAAAACTTTGATCCAGCTGGATTTTGTGCTATTTTATCAGTTTCTCCTTATTATAACAAACCCGTACAAGAAGGGATCTATCAGCACTACAAAGCGATAGCTGAGGCATCTCCTCTACCCATCATCTTATATAATGTACCAGGACGTACAGGAAGCAATATGACTCCAGCGACAACAATACGTCTGGCAAAAGATTTTAAAAATATAGTAGCAACAAAAGAAGCTTCTGGCAATTTTGCTCAATTTAACGAGATCTTGAGAGACAAGCCTGAAGACTTCTTATTAATATCTGGTGACGATCCTGCCACCTTGCCAATGATGGCTTTAGGAGCGGTAGGTATTATTTCCGTTGTTGGAAATGCT is a window encoding:
- a CDS encoding outer membrane beta-barrel protein translates to MKRILTTIFCLFLCCSVFAQSGVDTLHYRKVYYFGGTGMGFPLGKTKEVLSPKFSGSLGLDISLKNPKYYLYPALYTLSFDYDQKIQDNQYPFKIEDANANFYTFSLAGGIRKQLKKLNAYAYAGPGVGLLTEPRVKVDAMNNIAKIENQKKFSFSGKLGVGADYRFNGFFLGLEIGYLHSFNKIQETPINIMTVMVGLKSDITGLGDKVIKVIGVEGSISGKEQQ
- a CDS encoding WbqC family protein, giving the protein MSTHLLLTTCYLPPVSYFHCIQQNALPILIEKFDNFQKQTYRSRARIATANGIQELIVPIQHSKRERSPMSEKRISYEFDWQRLHWLSLQAAYRNSAYFEYYEDDFAQFYTKKFDFLFDFNIAQLELLLKSLKLKRELSFTDEYFRAVPDALDFRDRIHPKKESLLLNPKPYYQVFEEKNGFYPDLSIVDLLFSQGPQSKNYF
- a CDS encoding lysophospholipid acyltransferase family protein, which translates into the protein MKQKALSALLYLFALLPFWFIYLLSDILYYILYYIIQYRKDVVFENLKNSFPEKSKSEIVTIAKKFYRFFPDLLLECLKFKTISRAEVNRRITLEDEHELKRHLEQNKTVIAVTAHYCNWEYGIHRLGAITEAPTLIVYKPLNNKIIDQVYNEVRARFGAIMVPMKQIVRHLVKLRGQPSVSVFVADQAPLYSDADYFLQFLNQETLVYTGVERISKMTNGPVVFCHIGRKEKRGYYFCKFTTLIEDPSSYSDKEITHIHNAFTEKIIRKEPEYWLWTHRRWKRKRRK
- a CDS encoding glycosyltransferase family 2 protein, with translation MKNYPKVAVVILNWNGRFFLEKFLPSVYNSSYPNIEFIIGDNASTDDSLSFVRASYPKITILENTENYGFAGGYNHILSRVDADYFVLLNSDVEVTTNWIEPVIDMLERDDKLVAAQPKILAFHNKAKFEHAGAAGGYLDRFGFPFCCGRIMDKVEYDLGQYDEAKEIFWASGAALFIKSHAWKEAKGLDEDFFAHMEEIDLCWRLKKMGYRIGYCPESTVYHVGGGTLNASNPQKTYLNFRNNLYMLQKNLPIGQVFTTIFIRIWFDFIALLKFLFDRKFKDAWAVSRAHQSFFLNFFKNAKKRNNHTGIENKTGQYKKSIITDYYLDKKQKFSDLDQDCFF
- the ligA gene encoding NAD-dependent DNA ligase LigA encodes the protein MSSMDIEQKITALTQELNHYNYQYYVLAQSLISDYDFDQKLKELQTLELQYPEFADPNSPTQRVGGDVTSKFETVRHRWPMLSLGNTYNQDDLRDFDQRVRKIIGDNFEYICELKFDGLSISLTYQQGKLVKAVTRGDGTQGDLVTNNIKTIRSIPIHLKKGHYPEEFEIRGEIFMHKNAFLRLNAEREENEEQTYANPRNFAAGTIKLQDSAEVARRPLDCFLYFLYCDNRNKLFHNHWESLQAVKEWGFHVCEHTLKCQSLDDVFGFIDYWDEKRHDLSYEIDGIVIKVNDYGAQEELGFTAKNPRWAISYKFKAERVETQLTSISYQVGRTGAVTPVANLKPVSLAGTTVKRASLHNANEIARLDLHEGDTVFVEKGGEIIPKIIAANEDKRLPNAPAYVYPTHCPECHTELIRQEGEAVHYCPNEDGCPPQIIGKMQHFIGRKMMDIEGLGDETIETFYKKGILKNVVDIYGLKDHVDQLQQLDRFGQKSIDNMLKGIEKSKEKPFEKLLFALGIRHVGETIAKKLAQHFKTIDAIKAASVEEIAMVQDIGIRIAASIHEYLHIPAHEELIAKLKSYGLQFEIEEKEVILDSETLVGQTFLISGVFINHTREQLTELIESNGGKMVSSISAKLSYLVAGDKMGPSKLAKAEKLNIKMINEDELLALINNTTSI
- the dapA gene encoding 4-hydroxy-tetrahydrodipicolinate synthase — encoded protein: MNELHGAGVALVTPFNADGTVDFDSLAQLIDYQIDSGMNYLVSLGTTGEVATLTKEERKRIWDFTVKQVNARVPLVAGIGGNNTAEIVEQIKNFDPAGFCAILSVSPYYNKPVQEGIYQHYKAIAEASPLPIILYNVPGRTGSNMTPATTIRLAKDFKNIVATKEASGNFAQFNEILRDKPEDFLLISGDDPATLPMMALGAVGIISVVGNAYPAQVSKLAALCTAGNYAEARAIHNSLLEITDLCFVEGNPCGVKYILQEIGIGQDHVRLPLIPVSANTQAAIQVEMQKLK